The Kiloniellales bacterium DNA window ACCAGCGTCGTCAGCTTTTCGACCCGCTTCGAAAGGGTGTCGATGTCCTTCTTGGTCGGGACGTTGAGGCTGTGGAGCGCCCGGGCGACCCGATCCTCGAAGACCTGCTCCAGCTTGTCCCAGGTCGAACTCGCCCTTTCGTTCATCTCGACGACCTTGTCGTCGGCCACCTTCTTGGCCCGCTTTTGGAACTTCTCGCCTTCCTTGACAAGGGCATCGAAGACCTTACCGCCTTCCGCTTGGGCCTTCACGAAGGCCCCCAGGCCGGCGAGCCAGATGTTGCTGGCCGAATCGCGGATCGTCGCCGACAGCTCGCTGTCGCTGGACTCTCCTGCAAGCTTTTTCAGTTTCTGCGCCATGATGTCGGTCCCTCCTTTACCTGGCAGCAATTACGTTCGCTGATTGAGGATATAAGTGTCGATTCTAGAGCATGCAGTCTAATCTTCTAGGCAACGGACTCTAATCCGAGCGGACTTCAAGGGCCCGCGACAAGGCGATGAATCGCATGGGGAGACAGGAACAATGATCTATCTGGTCACCGGCGCCAGCGGCTTTATCGGCAGGCGGTTGGTCCGCAAGCTGCTGTCCCGCAGTGGCTCGACCGCCTACTTCTTGATGCGCGATGCATCGCCGGCCCGCTGCGAGGCGCTGCGCGCCTTTTGGGAGGTCGACAAAACCCGCGCCATCCCCGTCGTGGGCGACCTGAACAAGCCCGGCTTGGGCCTCTCCGATTCGGATCGGGAGATGCTGGCGGGCAGGGTCGACCACGTCTTCCACCTGGCCGCGGTCTACGACCTCAATGCCGACCCCGAAATCGAGGTGGCGACCAACGTCGCCGGTACGCGGAACGCGGTCGAACTCGCCCAGGCGATCGGGGCCGGACACTTCCACCACATGAGCTCGATCGCCGCGGCCGGCCTCTACCCGGGCGTCTTTCGTGAGGACATGTTCGAGGAAGCCACCAAGCTGGAGCATCCCTATTTCGCCAGCAAGCACGAGGCCGAGAAGGTCGTGCGCAGCGCCTGCAAGATCCCCTGGCGCATCTACAGGCCGGGCATCGTGGTCGGCGACTCGCGCAGCGGCGAGATGGACAAGATCGACGGGCCCTACTACTTCTTCAAGCCCATCCAGAAGATCCGTGGTCTCCTGCCGCCCTGGATGCCGACGATCGGGATCGAAGGCGGTCGCATCAACCTGGTTCCCGTCGATTTCGTCGTCGACGCGCTGGATCACATCGCCCATCTGGAGGGCCAGGACGGCCGCTGCTTCCACCTGACAGATCCGCACCCCAGGCGCTTCGGCGACGTGCTGAGCATCTTCGCCCGCGCCGCCCACGCGCCGGCGATGACCCTGCGGATCAACGCCGCCCTCTTCGAGATGGTCCCCAAGGGCCTGGCCAAGGGCCTGTCGTCGCTGAGCCCGGTGCGCCGGATTCAGAGGGCGGTCATGAAGGACCTGGGCCTGCCCGAGGGGATCTTCACCTTCGTCAACTACCCGACCCGCTTCGACTGCCGGGATGCCGAGGCTCTTCTGGAGCCCGCCGGGATCTCCGTGCCGCCACTGGAAGACTACGCCTGGCGCCTCTGGGACTACTGGGAGCGGCACCTCGATCCCGACCTCTTCGTCGAGCGGTCTCTGCGCGGCCGCGTGGCCGGTCGCGTCGTCTTGGTGACCGGAGGGTCCTCGGGCGTCGGCAAGGCGACGGCCCTGCGGATCGCCGAGGCGGGGGCGACCACGATCATCATCGCCCGGGATCCCCAGAAGCTGGAAGCGACCCAGCAGGAAGCCGCCGCCCGCGGGCTGGAGCTGATAACCTATGCGGCCGACCTGACCGACGCCGAGCAGTGCGCGGCGCTGGCCCAGACCCTGGTCGAGGCGCACGGCGGCGTGGACATCCTGGTCAACAACGCCGGCCGCTCGATCCGGCGCAGCATCGAAAACTCCTATGATCGCATGCACGACTTCGAGCGCATGATGGCGATCAACTACTTCGGCGCGGTGCGGCTCACCATGGCGCTGCTGCCGGCCATGGCCAAGAAGAGGCGCGGCCAAGTGATCAACATCTCCTCCATCGGGGTCCTGACCAATGCGCCTCGTTTCTCGGCCTATGTCGCGTCCAAGTCGGCGCTGGAGGCCTGGACGCGCTGCGCCGCCTCCGAATTCGTCGACCGCGGCATCGAGTTCACCACGATCAACCTGCCCCTGGTCCGGACGCCGATGACCGCACCGACCGAGATCTACAAGCACTTTCCCACCCTGACGCCCGAGGAGGCCGCGGGCTTCGTGGTCGAGGCCATCACCCGGAAGCCGGTCAGGATCGCGACGCGGCTCGGAATCTTCGGTCAGGTCCTGCATGCCTTGGCGCCGCATATCGCGCAGATCGTCAACAACACCGCCTTTCGTATGTTCCCCGATTCTGCGGCGGCCAGGGGCAGCAAGGGCGAAAAGGAGGCACCGACCGCCGACCAGGTCGCCTTGACCCAGCTGCTGCGCGGGGTCCACTTCTAGAAGGCCGACGTCGGGGCGGCCGTCTCCTCGAGGAGGATCTCCAGGACCTTCGGCGAGAAGAGCATCGACAGGTGACCCAGCGACGGCAAGGCGATCTCGCGTGCGCCCGCGAGACGGCTGCTGTCCTGGGGCATGACGTAGTTGTCGCGGACACTCCAGACGCTCAAGGCCGGGACCGGCAGGGGTTCCGTTTCGGCCAGCTTGCGGAGCCAGGCGCTCTCGGGCTCCATCTGGCGGGCGTTGCGGCCGAGGCCGATTCTTGCGAGTTCGGTGCCGTGGTGCGGCGTGCCCAGGGTGATCAGCTTGGCCACCCGGCCGTCGCCGTGACGCCGCAGATAGGCGCGGGCGACGAGGCCGCCCATGCTGTGTCCGACGAGTGCGACCTGATCCGCGCCGGTCTCGGCGAGGAGCGAGCGGACGCGCGCCGCCAGGCCCTCGGCCAGCACCTCGATGTCGCCTAAGGGCGGTTCGAGGTCGATCGTGGCGACGCTCCGGCCCTGTGCCCGCAGGCCGCGCCTGAGCCACCACCAGACCCCGCGATTGCAGAAATAGCCGGGGATCAGCAGGAGCGGCGGCTGGGCCTGTCCCCGGGACCCCCGGCTCTCCGGCCCCATCCACCATCGCTCGAAGGGCTGGATGACGACGAAGAGGACGAGGGTCGCCAGCCACTCCAGGGCCACGGCCTGACAGGCCCGCCGCAAGGTCGCCCGCTGGTCGGGGGCCGCACTGTATGCATGCCGCAAGGCGAAGCCATAGCTGACCGCCACGACCGCGGACACGACCAGGAGCAGCACGCCTGCGCCCATCGCCGCCGCGGCGCCGAGGCCCAGGCCGGAGGGCGTCCCCGGCAGGGCGCCGCCCAACGCCAGGATCGCGACCAAGGCCAGCGCCAAACGCAGCCATCTCGCAAGCATCGGACCTCCTCGGCCGGCCGGTCGAGCGCCGGAAGTTTGCGCTAGCTCAAGGTTGAGTTGTACGGTCTCTGATAGAAAAATCCCAATACTGCCTGGCGACGAGGCCTCTCGCCTCCGATCGGGCAGGTGGAGAGGTGACCGGCGGCCGTTAACCAGGAGGGGCTCGAAGTCGGCGCGAAAGGCATCGGAACCTGTGGCAAGCAGCCGGATTTTTGGCGGCGTCTGGAATCCCGATCTTGGTGGGATCACGGGCTCGGCTTCGGTCGGGCTCCAAGAATAAGCGAGGGAACGCGCGAGGTTCAGCTTCGACGCGTCCTTTGGGGAGAGCCAAGTAATGGAAAAGATCTGGCTGGCGAGCTATCCGTCCGGCGTTCCCAAGACGATAGACCTGAACGACTACCGGTCTCTCGGCGACCTCTTCGAGCGCAGCACGGCGGCCTACGCCGACAAGATCGCCTACGTCAACATGGACAAGGCGATGACCTACGGGGAACTGGAGCGGCTGTCCCGGGCCTTTGCCGCCTATCTCCAGGGCGAGCTGAATCTGGCGCCCGGCGCGCGCGTGGCCCTGATGATGCCCAACTCCCTGCAGTATCCGGTCGCCCTCTTTGCGGCCTTGCGGGCCGGCTACACCGTTGTCAGCTGCAACCCCCTCTACACTGCGCGGGAACTGGAGCATCAGCTGAAGGACTCCGGGGCCGAGGCGATCGTGATCATGGAGAACTTCGCCTCGGTGCTTCAGGAGGCCGTCGCCTCGACCCGGGTGAAGCACGTCATCGTCACCCGGCTCGGTGACATGCTCGGCTTCCCGAAGAGCAGCCTGGTGAACTTCGTCGTCAAGTTCGTGAAGAAGATGGTTCCGCCCTGGCACATCGCGGGGGCGCTCCGCTTTCCCGAGGTCCTGGCCAAGGGCCTGACTCTCGAGTTGAAGCCCGTGGAGACGGGGCACGACGACGTGGCCTTCCTGCAATACACCGGCGGAACGACCGGCGTGCCCAAGGGGGCGATGCTGACCCACCGCAACATGCTGGCCAACGTGCAGCAGTCCCTCGCCTGGGTGAAGCCCTTCGCGAAGCCGGGCGAGGAGATCATCATCACCGCGCTGCCGCTCTACCATATCTTCGCGCTCACCGCGAACTGCCTGACCTTCCTTGCCCTCGGTGCGAAGAACGTCCTGATCACCAACCCGCGCGACATTCCGACCTTCGTGAAGGAACTTGCCAAGCACCGCTTCAGCGCCATCACCGGCGTGAACACGCTGTTCAATGCGCTGCTCAACCATCCGGACTTCGCCAGGCTCGATTTCTCGCAGCTGCGCCTGGCACTGAGCGGTGGCATGGCCCTGCACGAGACGGTTGCCGAGAAGTGGAAGGAGGTCACCGGCCACCCTCTGATCGAAGCTTACGGGCTGACGGAGGCCTCGCCGGCGGTCACGATCAACCCCATGGACCACACCGAACGGCGGGGCTCGATCGGCCTGCCGGTGCCTTCGACCGAGGTCTCGATCCGCGACGACGACGGGAAGGAGGTCGCGGTCGGTGCCCCCGGCGAGCTCTGCGTCCGGGGGCCGCAGGTGATGAAGGGCTACTGGAACCGGCCGGAGGAGACCGCCCGGGTGATGACGGCGGACGGCTTCCTGCTGACCGGGGACGTCGCCGAGATCGACGAGGCGGGCTTCATCCGCGTCGTCGACCGCAAGAAGGACATGATCCTGGTCTCCGGCTTCAACGTCTATCCCAACGAGATCGAGGAGATCGTGAGCAAGCATCCGGGCGTGCTCGAGGTCGGGGCGGTCGGTACGCCGGACGCCAAGACCGGCGAGGCGATCAAGGTCGCGGTGGTGCGGAAGGACCCGAACCTGACGGCCGAGGAGGTCATTGCCTTCTGTCGTCGCAGCCTGACCGGCTACAAGGTACCGCGGCGCATCGAGTTCCGAGACGAACTGCCGAAGACCAACATCGGCAAGGTGCTGCGCCGCGCGCTGCGCGAGGAGGCGCATTAGCGTCCGCCCGCGCGAGCTGGCCGGGGTCTGCGGCCCGGGCCGGCTTCCCGTTGGGCCTTGATTTGTCCGGCCCGGGCCCTACAACCGAGGGGCGTGCGACCGGCGGCGGTGGTCGCGCCGGCGAAGCTCCGATAGCGAAGGTGACATGAGAGACGGCGCCGTTCCCCACGACTACGATTTCATCGTCATCGGCTCGGGCTTCGGCGGCAGCGTCTCCGCCTTGCGTCTGGTCGAGAAGGGCTATCGGGTCGCGGTCGTCGAGATGGGCCGGCGCTGGACCCCCGAGACGCTGCCCGAGAGCAACTGGTCCCTTGCCCGCTGGATCTGGCGGCCGGGTCTGGGCCTGCGCGGCTTCTTCAGTCTGCGGTTGTTCCGCCACGTCATGGTCCTGCACGGCAACGCGGTCGGGGGCGGTTCGATCACCTACGCCGGCACCCTGATGGTGCCGCCGGACTCGGTGTGGGACGAAGGCACTTGGGCCGGTCTTGCCGATTGGAAGACAGTCTTGCCGGCGCACTTCGATACCGCGAAACGCATGCTCGGCGTCACCACCAACCGGATCTTCGGACGGTCCGACGAGCGGTTGAAGGCCATGGCCGAGGCTGAGGGGGTCGCGGACACCTTCTTTCCGACCGAGGTCGGCGTCTTCTTCGGCGAGGCCGGCGATCCGCCGGGCACCCGCTATCCCGATCCCTTCTTCGGCGGCCAGGGCCCGGCGCGCCGCTCCTGCACCGGCTGCGGCGGCTGCATGATGGGCTGCCGGCGGGGCGCCAAGAACACGCTCGACCAGAACTACCTCTTTCTGGCCGAGGCCAAGGGCGCCGAGCTTCGGGCCGAGACCAAGGTCGTGGACGTCCGGCCGATCGGAGCCTCGCCCGACGGCGGCACCGGCTACGAGGTCTTCACGCGGCCCTCGACCCGGCTCCTCGGCAGCGGGACGGGACGGCTGACCTGCCGCGGCGTGGTCTTCGCCGCCTCGTCGCTGGGGACCCAGGACCTGCTGTTCCGCCTCAAGCAGGGCGGTTCGCTGCCGCGGATTTCGACCGCTTTGGGCCGGCATCTGCGGACCAATGCGGAGTCGCTGATCGGCGTGCGCTATCCCGGGGCCAGCGACGACTACTCCGAAGGGATCGCCATCGGTTCGGGCATTCAGCTCGATCGGCATACCCAGATCCAGGTGGTCCGCTATCCGCGCGGCTCGGACGCCCTTGGCGTCCTGCTCACGGTCATGGCGCCGGGGACCGGCGGCTGGTTCCGGGTCTTCTCCTGGCTCTGGACTTTGCTAAGGCTGCTCGCGACCCGGCCGGTCTCGACCCTGCGGACGCTGCTGCCCTTCCGCTTTGCCCGCGAGACCATGATCTTCCTCTGCATGCAGAACCTGGAAGGCGAGCTGACCATGCGCCTCAAGCGGCCCTGGTACTGGCCCTTCCGCAGGACCCTGGTGACCGAAGGTGACGCCATTCCGACCTTCATTCCGGCGGCCAACGACTTCGCCCGCAGGATGGCCGAAGCCACCGGCGGCGTCGCCGCCAACTCCATCGTGGAATCCCTGTTCAACATCCCGACCACAGCGCACTGCATGGGCGGCGCGGCCATGGCGGCCTCGCCGGAGGCCGGGGTCTGCGACGGGCGCAATCGGGTCTTCGGCTACCGCAACATGTACATCTGTGACGGGTCGGTGCTGAGCGCCAACCTCGGCGTCAATCCGAGCCTGACGATCGCCGCCTTGACCGAGCATGCCATGAGCCACATCCCCCAGGCCGCGCGCCAGACCTGGACCGCAGAGGCGGGGCAGCCGTGAGCACGCTCTCAGCCGCGCCCCTGTCCGGCGTCGAGACCAACGCGGAAGCCTTGCACCGGCGCCTTGCCGAACAGCGCGAGGCCTTTCGCCGGACCGCGCCCCGGGACCATGCCGCGCGCATAGAGGCCCTGGGCACCCTCGAGTCCGTCCTGCTTCGGAACGAGGCTGCGCTCGTCGAGTCGCTGAACCGGGATTTCGGCGCGCGGGCGCGGCAGGAAACACAGATCCTGGAGATCTTCCCGACCCTGGATGAGATCCGGCACATCAAGCGCCACCTCAGGGATTGGATGCGGCCGCGTTCTGTCCTGGCCAACTGGCAGGTCTGGCCCAGCCGCGCCCGGGTCGTCTCTCAGCCGCTGGGCGTCGTCGGCATCCTCGGCGCCTGGAACTATCCGGTCCTGCTCACCCTGTCGCCTCTGGCCAACGCGCTGGCGGCCGGCAACCACGCGATGGTCAAGCCTTCCGAACTGGCCCCGGCGACCGCCGAGGTGATCGGCCGGATGATCGCGGAGGCTTTTCCGCCGGACTACGTGACCGTGGTCACCGGCGGTGCGGAGATCGGCGCTGCCTTCTCGGCTCTGCCCTTCGATCACATTCTCTTCACCGGCTCGGCACGGGTCGGAAAGCTAGTCATGGCCGCGGCCGCGGAGAACCTGACCCCCGTCACGCTCGAACTGGGCGGCAAGTCGCCGGCCGTGGTCCACGAGGACTATCCCGTCGCGCAGGCGGCCGAACGAATCTGCGCCGCCAAGATCTGGAACGCCGGGCAGACCTGCGTGGCGCCGGACTACGCGCTCGTGCCGGGCCGGTTGAAGGAAGCCTTCGTGCGGGAGGCGACGGCGGCGATCGCTCGCCGCCTGCCGCATCTCGGCGCCGGGTCGGACTACACCCGCATCATCAACGGCCCGGCCTGGGAGCGCATGACGGCGCTGGTCGACGACGCCCGCGACCGAGGCGCGGAGATCATTCAGGTCAATCCCGCGTCCGAGGCCTGGAGCGCGGAGAACCGCATCTTCCCGCCGACCCTGCTGACCAATGTGAACGACGATATGCGCGTCATGCAGGAGGAGATCTTCGGCCCCGTCCTGCCCATCGTCACCTACGAGGGACTCGATAAGGCGATCGACTACGTTAACGACCGGCCCCGTCCGCTGGCGCTCTACTACTTCGACACCGATGCGGCCCGCGTGCGTCGGGTTCTTGAGAGCACGACCTCCGGAGGGGTCACGGTGAACGACTGCATGTTCCATGTGGTCCAGAACAACCTGCCCTTCGGCGGCGTCGGGCCGAGCGGCATGGGCGCCTACCACGGCATCGACGGCTTCCGCACCTTCTCGAAGAAGAAGGGCGTGTTGTTGCAAAGCGGGCTGACCGCTTCGATGCTCGGCCGCTTCATCAAACCGCCCTACACGAAGTGGTCCGACCGGATGATCCGCTTCCTGATCGGGCGGCCGAAGCCTTAAGCGTCGCCTGCCGGTTGACAGACCGTTTCTCGCAACTCAGGCTGAGCGCACGACGAATCGCAGTCGAGCGCGCTTGATGACCGTCGCGTCAGATGCCTCGCTTGAATTGCGCAAGGCAATGCCAAGACAAGGGAAGACACATCTCATGGTAACGGTTGCAGAAGTACAAAAGCGCCTCGATGCGGAGATGAAGCGTCTCGAGGCGGCCTCGAACGATGCCCTGTCTCACGTCCGTAAGGCTTCGATGCAGGCGCGCGCAAAGCTAGAGGTCCTCGAGAAGGCTTTGTCCGACGGGTCGGCTGCGAAAGAGGTGAAGGCGCGCATGCGGGCCGTCGAGAAGGAACTGCGCGCGCTGCAAAAGGCCTCACAGAAGGAATACGCGAACATCGTCAAGGCGACGGAGCGGGAGTACAAGGCTCTGGTGAAGTCGTCCAGCAAGATCGCCAGCACGCTGCTCTCCTCTTCGTCCGCGAAGAAGCCTAAGAAAAAGACTTCGTCGAAAAAGGCGGCGGCCAAGAAGTCGGCGGCCAAGAGGCCCGCGGCGAAGAAAGCAGCCGCCAAGCGTCCGGCCGCCCGGAAATCGGTGGCGAAGCGCCCGGCCGCGAAGAAGGCCCCGGCGAAGCGTCCCGCGGCGAAAAAGGCTCCGGCCAAACGTCCGGCTGCGAAGAAGGCCCCGGCGAAGCGTCCCCCGGCGAAGCGTCCCGCGGCGAAGAAGGCCCCGGCCAGCAGGCCTCGAGCGGCCAAAAGCGGCGTCTAGGGCGTTATCCGATCAGATTGAATCGCTTCGCGATCAATCTGGCCGGATGTAACGCCCTTGCTTCAAAATCTTAGCGCACTACTCCCGGCCAGACGCGAACGCGTCTGATCGGGAAGTGCGCTAGCCGGCGGCCGAAAGGCGCCGACACCCGCCGGTCGCGCCTGCGATGTCTTTGGGAAGCGATGCCGGGCTACGCCAGGTCTCGCGGAGTCACGAAGCTGTGCAAGCGGCAAGTCCCCGAGCCGAGGTTCCGCCAACGCGGCGGCTGGACCACCAGGATAGCCAGCGCGCCGGCCGGGAACGCCGCCGCCATTCTGGCCAAGGCCTCGGCGTCGCCCTTTCCGGCGAGCCGGAGCGCCAGGGACTGCAGACCCGGGTTGTGGCCGATCAGCATCGCTGAGGAGACGGACTCCGGCAGGCGGGAGAGTCGGGCCAGCAGTTTCTTCGGGCCGCCGTCGTAGATCTGCTCGTCGAAATCCGGCTTTGCCGGTTCGTAGAAGGCCGTTGCGATGGCGGTCAGGGTCTGCCGGGTCCGCGTTGCCGGGGAGCAAAGAACCAGGTCCGGCTCGACGTCGGCCAGGCGCAGGTAATCCCGCAGGACTTCGCAGTCGGCCAGACCGCGTTTGGTCAGGGGCCGGTCGAAGTCGGCCAGGGTCCGGTCCGCCCGGCTCGACCTGGCGTGGCGCAGGAGATAGAGCAGCCGCAGGGTCTCGATCCGGGTGACCTCGGCGGCATTGGTCTTCGCCTTGGCGAGCCACTCGGGCAGGCGCCCGAGGAGCCGGCGCAGCTTCTTGCCCTCGAGCCGCTCGATCGCCGCGCTCAGCGGCAGCCATTCCCGGCGTCGGATGCCGGCCTCCGGCCAGGTCTCCAACTCGGCCGTGACCCGCATGGGGAAGACCTCGATCCGGCAGGTGCCGCCCCACTTGTCCTGGCGGTAGCGGCCAAGGCTGCGCGTCGAGACCGCACCCTCGATTCCGGCCTCCTCGCGCGCTTCCTTGGCGGCCGAGACGGGCGGGGTCATCCCCGGCTCGACGATTCCCTTGGGCAGCACCCAGCGCTTCCCGCTGCGCGAGGTGATCAGCAGGACCTCGGGATCGCCGTTACGCAGACGGTAAGGCAAGACCGCGGATTGCCGGTAGACCCAATCCGGATAGTTGATCATGACCTGCCCCGCTCAATGGATCGCGGCGATGAAGATGCCGGCGAAGATCGCCGAGGTGATGACTCCGCTGATGCTCGCACCTAAGGCGTGCGGCAGGACCACCGCATCGGGCGTGACCTCGGCCACGCACTTCTGCGCCACCTTGGCGGTCGTCGGCAGGCAGCTCACCCCGGCAATGCCGATCACCGGATTGTACTTCTTGCCGGTGGCGAAGTAGAGGATGTAGCCGCCGGCCAATCCGCCGAGGCCGGAGATGGCCAACGCCAGGATGCCGAGCAGCAGGAGCACCAGGACGTCGGGATTGAGGATCGTGTTTGCCTCGCAGAGCACGCCCAGGAGCAGGCCGAGGAAGAAGGTGGCGCCGTAGAGCAGGGGTCCGCTGAAGAGCTCGGCGTAGTTCCTGAGGTTGCTCTCGCGCACCACCACGCCGATGAAAAGCGACAAGAACAGAGGTGCTGCCACCGGAAACAGCAGGCAGAGCAAGGTGCAGGCTGCGACGCAGAAGACGATCTTCTCGCCCGGGCTGACCTTGCGGACCGGCTCCGGCGGCATCTTCAGGCCGCGGATGTGCCGCGGCACCAGCAGCTTGATCATGTAGGGATAGCCGCCGTAGGTGAGGCCCAGATAGAGGTAGGCCACCACCGTGATCGGCACGAAGAGCTCATCCGAAAGGATCAGCGAGGTGAAGAGGATCATCGGCCCGTCGGCGCCGCCGATGGTGGCGACGGCGGCCGAGTCCTCGAGCGAGAGCCCGAAGGCCCGGGCCAGGGGGAAGGCGACCACGGTGCCGAGCTCGGCGCAGAGCGCGATGAACATGCTCTGGAAGGGCCGTGCCATGACGTAGCCGACATCGAGCAGCGCGCCGATCCCCATGAAGACCAGGCAGGCGATCAGGCCGTTCGAGAAGGTCAGAGTGTAGATCGGCTGCAGCCAGTCGATCTGCAGGACGGTCATCAGCGCCGACGGCTCCTCGACCAGGGGATCGACGAAGAGGTTGCCCTGCCGACCGTCCTCGAGGAACAGCACGCCGGCGTTGACCGTGGCCATGCCGAGTCCCATGGGGATCATCAGCAGCCCCTCGAGCACCCCTTTGCGCCCGAGGTAGATCAGCAGCATGCCCAGGGCGATCAGGAAGAGGCGCATGGCGATCACCTCGGGCTCCGCGGCCGCGAGGGTGGCCAGGCCCTGGAAGATGTCGAGGAGGTCGAGGTTCTCCATGTCCGGGACGCCCGGCGTATCGGCGCTCAGGCGATCGTCAGCAGCGTCTGGCCGGCCTCGACGGCCTCGCCCGCAGTGACCGCGATGGCGGCGACCTTGCCGCTCCGGCCGGCCTTGACCATGGTCTTGGTCTTCATCGCCTCCAAAGTGGCGACCCGGGTGTCGGCCTCGACCGCGGCGCCGGTCTCGACGTCGATCGAGACCACGACGCCGGCCAGCGGGCTGACCACGTCGCCGGGGCCGGCCGTCGGTCGCGGTTCTGCAATCGCCGCCGCGGGCGCAGAGACCCCGGCCGCGGGCCGACTCGGTCCAGCCGGTGCGCCGCGCATGGTGTCACGGTCGGGATAGAGACCGCCGGCGTCCTCGGTGATCTCTTCGACGACGACGTCGTAATCGCGGCCCTCGACGCTGATCTTGAATCTTCTCTGCATCGGCCTTTCCCCTGCGACCTCTCGTCCTCGTTCCGGCTCAGCGTTTCGGCGTGCGCGTCACCGCGTGCGATGTCTGGTGGATCATGCGGCCTTCTGCGCTCCAGGCGGTGGCGCGGCCGCGGTCCTCGATGTGGATGATGTGGCGCGGGCCGACGACCGCCGCCACCGCCGCGGCGATCGCGGCCAGGTGCTCGGGCGGCACGGCGGTGGCGTCGGGCGCCGCAGGGCGCGGCACCGGCACCGCGTCTTCCCGGCGCAGCAGCGGCAGGGCGACCACGATGCCCTTGATCAGGGCCGCGACCAGGAAGGAGATCACGATGGCCAGGCCGTAGATCGTGATCGAGAGGTAGATCGGCTCGTTCATGCCTGCCGCGCGCCCCTGGGGGCGCTTCTCCTACATCGGGTTGTTTCCGTGCTTCTTGGGTGGCCGCAGCTCGCGCTTGGTCAGCGCCTTGCGCAGCGACAGCGCCAGCATCCACCGGGTTGCCGCCGGCTCGATCACGTCGGTGATGTAGCCGTGGGAGGCGGAGAGGTAGGGCGAGGCGACCTCGCGCCGGTAGTCGGCGGCCAGTTCCGCGGCCCGCGCCGCCGGGTCCTCGGCCTCCTTGAGCTCCTTGCGGTGCAGGATCTTGACGGCGCCCTCGGCGCCCATGACCGCGATTTCCGCCGTCGGCCAGGCATAGACGAAGTCGGCGCCCATCTCGAGCGCGCACATGGCGAGGTAGGCGCCGCCGTAGGCCTTGCGCAGGATCACGGTCAGCTTCGGCACGGTCGCCGCGGCGTAGGCGTAGAGCATCTTGGCGCCGTGGCGGATGATGCCGCCGCGCTCCTGCTCGACCCCTGGCAGGAAGCCGGGCACGTCGACAAGGGTCACCAGGGGGATGTTGAAGATGTTGCAGGTCCGCACGAAGCGCGAGGCCTTGTCCGAGGCGTCGATGTCCAATGCGCCGGCCTTGACCTGCGGCTGGTTGGCGACGATGCCGACCACGATGCCCTCGATGCGTCCGAAGCCGACGATCAGGTTCCCGGCCCAGCCGGCGTGGATCTCCAGGAAGCGCCCGCCGTCGACCAGGCGGTCGATCACCGCGCGGGTGTCCAGGGGCTCGCCGATGTCCTGTGGAATCAGGGCGTCCATGCCCGGGTCGGGCTCGAGCGCCAGGTCCTCGGAGGGGCGATGCGGCGGGTCCTCGGTGTTGTTCGAGGGCAGGTAGTCGAGCAGTTCGCGGACCAATTCGATGGCGTGGCCGTCGTCGCGGGCGACCAGGTGCACGTTGCCGCTGACCCCGGCGTGCA harbors:
- a CDS encoding acyl-CoA carboxylase subunit beta, encoding MSLDRKLVEELRERRAKIRAGGGGDKLAARRDKGLMTARERIEALCQPHTFQESGAHAEHGARQFGAVEKAMPADGVVVGTGYVDGRLVAMVSQDFTVAAGTLGKVHAMKIVEVMRLAKKVGVPLIAFKDSGGARIQEGVDALSGYGRVFYNNVLLSGVVPQIAIIAGPCAGGAAYSPALMDFIIMTETGARMFITGPEVIKAVTGRETSMEEIGSAAVHAGVSGNVHLVARDDGHAIELVRELLDYLPSNNTEDPPHRPSEDLALEPDPGMDALIPQDIGEPLDTRAVIDRLVDGGRFLEIHAGWAGNLIVGFGRIEGIVVGIVANQPQVKAGALDIDASDKASRFVRTCNIFNIPLVTLVDVPGFLPGVEQERGGIIRHGAKMLYAYAAATVPKLTVILRKAYGGAYLAMCALEMGADFVYAWPTAEIAVMGAEGAVKILHRKELKEAEDPAARAAELAADYRREVASPYLSASHGYITDVIEPAATRWMLALSLRKALTKRELRPPKKHGNNPM
- a CDS encoding acetyl-CoA carboxylase biotin carboxyl carrier protein subunit; amino-acid sequence: MQRRFKISVEGRDYDVVVEEITEDAGGLYPDRDTMRGAPAGPSRPAAGVSAPAAAIAEPRPTAGPGDVVSPLAGVVVSIDVETGAAVEADTRVATLEAMKTKTMVKAGRSGKVAAIAVTAGEAVEAGQTLLTIA
- a CDS encoding NUDIX domain-containing protein, which translates into the protein MINYPDWVYRQSAVLPYRLRNGDPEVLLITSRSGKRWVLPKGIVEPGMTPPVSAAKEAREEAGIEGAVSTRSLGRYRQDKWGGTCRIEVFPMRVTAELETWPEAGIRRREWLPLSAAIERLEGKKLRRLLGRLPEWLAKAKTNAAEVTRIETLRLLYLLRHARSSRADRTLADFDRPLTKRGLADCEVLRDYLRLADVEPDLVLCSPATRTRQTLTAIATAFYEPAKPDFDEQIYDGGPKKLLARLSRLPESVSSAMLIGHNPGLQSLALRLAGKGDAEALARMAAAFPAGALAILVVQPPRWRNLGSGTCRLHSFVTPRDLA
- a CDS encoding sodium ion-translocating decarboxylase subunit beta yields the protein MENLDLLDIFQGLATLAAAEPEVIAMRLFLIALGMLLIYLGRKGVLEGLLMIPMGLGMATVNAGVLFLEDGRQGNLFVDPLVEEPSALMTVLQIDWLQPIYTLTFSNGLIACLVFMGIGALLDVGYVMARPFQSMFIALCAELGTVVAFPLARAFGLSLEDSAAVATIGGADGPMILFTSLILSDELFVPITVVAYLYLGLTYGGYPYMIKLLVPRHIRGLKMPPEPVRKVSPGEKIVFCVAACTLLCLLFPVAAPLFLSLFIGVVVRESNLRNYAELFSGPLLYGATFFLGLLLGVLCEANTILNPDVLVLLLLGILALAISGLGGLAGGYILYFATGKKYNPVIGIAGVSCLPTTAKVAQKCVAEVTPDAVVLPHALGASISGVITSAIFAGIFIAAIH
- a CDS encoding coniferyl aldehyde dehydrogenase, translating into MSTLSAAPLSGVETNAEALHRRLAEQREAFRRTAPRDHAARIEALGTLESVLLRNEAALVESLNRDFGARARQETQILEIFPTLDEIRHIKRHLRDWMRPRSVLANWQVWPSRARVVSQPLGVVGILGAWNYPVLLTLSPLANALAAGNHAMVKPSELAPATAEVIGRMIAEAFPPDYVTVVTGGAEIGAAFSALPFDHILFTGSARVGKLVMAAAAENLTPVTLELGGKSPAVVHEDYPVAQAAERICAAKIWNAGQTCVAPDYALVPGRLKEAFVREATAAIARRLPHLGAGSDYTRIINGPAWERMTALVDDARDRGAEIIQVNPASEAWSAENRIFPPTLLTNVNDDMRVMQEEIFGPVLPIVTYEGLDKAIDYVNDRPRPLALYYFDTDAARVRRVLESTTSGGVTVNDCMFHVVQNNLPFGGVGPSGMGAYHGIDGFRTFSKKKGVLLQSGLTASMLGRFIKPPYTKWSDRMIRFLIGRPKP